One part of the Actinomyces howellii genome encodes these proteins:
- a CDS encoding ribonuclease J, translating to MRIVPLGGLGEVGRNMTVYEVDGKLLIIDCGVLFPEEDQPGVDLILPDFSYIEDRLDDVVAMVLTHGHEDHIGGVPYLLRLRPDIPLVGSELTLAFVDAKLKEHRIRPVLRVVSEHEEVAYGPFDLEFVAVNHSIPDAMAVFVRTEVGNVLATGDFKMDSLPIDGRITDLRSFARFGEEGVDLFCVDSTNAEVPGMVGHENEIGQVLDTVFAESDQQIIVASFASHVHRVQQVLDAASYHGRRVALIGRSMVRNMGIAAERGYLKVPDGVLVDARDVTSLPADERVLMVTGSQGEPMAALSRMAHGEHRSVTVEPGDTVIFASSLIPGNENSVFRVINQLMRLGARVVHQGNAKVHVSGHASSEELLHVYNIVQPSNVMPIHGEIRHLVANGALAVKTGIDPTRVVLCEDGVVVDLLDGRASIAGSVPCGYVYVDGSSVGEIDEAELKDRRILAEEGFVSIYAVVETKTGTILAGPDIQARGVAEDDSVFDEILPEVTTALSEAMSTGKADAHSLQQVMRRTVGRWIGRRLRRRPMIVPVVIEA from the coding sequence ATGCGCATCGTCCCGCTGGGCGGCCTGGGCGAGGTCGGTCGCAACATGACCGTCTACGAGGTCGACGGCAAGCTGCTCATCATCGACTGCGGCGTCCTGTTCCCCGAGGAGGACCAGCCCGGCGTCGACCTCATCCTCCCGGACTTCAGCTACATCGAGGACCGCCTCGACGACGTCGTCGCCATGGTCCTGACCCACGGCCACGAGGACCACATCGGCGGGGTGCCCTACCTGCTGCGCCTGCGCCCCGACATCCCTCTGGTCGGCTCCGAGCTCACCCTGGCCTTCGTCGACGCCAAGCTCAAGGAGCACAGGATCCGTCCGGTCCTGCGTGTCGTCTCCGAGCACGAGGAGGTCGCCTACGGCCCCTTCGACCTGGAGTTCGTCGCGGTCAACCACTCCATCCCCGACGCGATGGCGGTCTTCGTGCGCACCGAGGTGGGCAACGTCCTGGCCACCGGCGACTTCAAGATGGACTCCCTGCCCATTGACGGCAGGATCACCGACCTGCGCTCCTTCGCCCGCTTCGGTGAGGAGGGGGTCGACCTGTTCTGCGTCGACTCCACCAACGCCGAGGTCCCCGGGATGGTGGGGCACGAGAACGAGATCGGGCAGGTTCTCGACACCGTCTTCGCCGAGTCCGACCAGCAGATCATCGTCGCCTCCTTCGCCAGCCACGTCCACCGCGTCCAGCAGGTCCTCGACGCCGCCTCCTACCACGGCAGGCGGGTGGCGCTCATCGGCCGGTCGATGGTCCGCAACATGGGCATCGCCGCCGAGCGCGGCTACCTCAAGGTGCCTGACGGCGTGCTCGTCGACGCCCGCGACGTCACGTCCCTTCCCGCCGACGAGCGCGTCCTCATGGTCACCGGCTCCCAGGGCGAGCCGATGGCGGCACTGTCCCGGATGGCGCACGGGGAGCACCGATCGGTGACCGTCGAGCCGGGGGACACCGTCATCTTCGCCTCCTCGCTCATCCCCGGCAACGAGAACTCCGTGTTCCGCGTCATCAACCAGCTCATGCGCCTGGGCGCGCGCGTGGTCCACCAGGGCAACGCCAAGGTCCACGTCTCGGGGCACGCCTCCTCCGAGGAGCTCCTCCACGTCTACAACATCGTCCAGCCCTCCAACGTCATGCCCATCCACGGCGAGATCCGCCACCTCGTGGCCAACGGCGCACTGGCGGTCAAGACCGGCATCGACCCCACGCGCGTCGTGCTGTGCGAGGACGGCGTCGTCGTCGACCTCCTCGACGGCAGGGCCTCCATCGCCGGCTCGGTCCCCTGCGGCTACGTCTACGTCGACGGCTCCTCGGTCGGGGAGATCGACGAGGCCGAGCTCAAGGACCGACGCATCCTGGCTGAGGAGGGCTTCGTGTCCATCTACGCGGTGGTGGAGACCAAGACCGGGACCATCCTGGCCGGCCCGGACATCCAGGCCCGGGGCGTGGCGGAGGACGACTCGGTCTTCGACGAGATCCTGCCCGAGGTGACCACCGCCCTGTCCGAGGCGATGTCCACCGGCAAGGCCGACGCCCACTCCCTCCAGCAGGTCATGCGCCGCACGGTGGGCAGGTGGATCGGACGACGGCTGCGGCGCCGCCCGATGATCGTGCCCGTGGTCATCGAGGCCTGA
- the gltX gene encoding glutamate--tRNA ligase, whose amino-acid sequence MTETSSTASTVPAPGTTPPAVPPQGSSPVRVRFCPSPTGAPHVGLVRTCLFNWAYARHTGGTFVFRIEDTDAARDSEDSLHAIVDSLAWLGLDWDEGLDKGGPHEPYRQSQRMELYRQVADELLEAGYLYESYSTPEEIEERHRAQGRDPKLGYDGFDRELTEEQRAAYRAQGRLPVLRMRMPEEDITFTDLVRGPITFKAGSVPDYVVVRAGGQPLYTLVNPVDDAAMGITHVLRGEDLLSSTPRQIVLYRALAAIGRAQAVPEFGHLPYVMGEGNRKLSKRDPQSNLLIHRRRGMVPEGLLNYLALLGWSLAKDRDVFTVEEMVTAFDVHDVNPNPARFDPKKCEAINAEHIRRLEPTDFRDRLVPYLADSYPDPTDPGWEPDPLVSAGDFASLTEREQTILTAAAPLIQTRVQLLGEARQMLGFLLVTEDAFAVDETAAAKLRDSAPAVLDAAISALEALPDTEWDAAALEEALRAAIVEGLGMKPRLAFGPVRVAVTGRQVSPPLFESMEILGRGTCLERLRALRSRLA is encoded by the coding sequence ATGACTGAGACCTCCTCGACCGCCTCGACCGTGCCGGCCCCCGGGACCACCCCGCCCGCCGTTCCTCCCCAGGGATCGAGCCCCGTCCGCGTACGCTTCTGCCCCTCGCCCACCGGTGCCCCGCACGTGGGCCTCGTGCGCACCTGCCTGTTCAACTGGGCCTACGCCCGCCACACCGGCGGGACCTTCGTGTTCCGGATCGAGGACACCGACGCCGCCCGGGACTCCGAGGACTCCCTGCACGCCATCGTCGACTCCCTGGCCTGGCTCGGCCTCGACTGGGACGAGGGCCTGGACAAGGGCGGCCCCCACGAGCCCTACCGGCAGTCCCAGCGCATGGAGCTCTACCGGCAGGTCGCTGACGAGCTCCTCGAGGCCGGCTACCTCTACGAGTCCTACTCCACCCCCGAGGAGATCGAGGAGCGGCACCGCGCCCAGGGGCGGGACCCCAAGCTCGGCTACGACGGCTTCGACCGGGAGCTCACCGAGGAGCAGAGGGCGGCCTACCGTGCCCAGGGGCGCCTCCCGGTGCTGCGCATGCGGATGCCCGAGGAGGACATCACCTTCACCGACCTCGTGCGCGGCCCCATCACCTTCAAGGCCGGGTCCGTGCCTGACTACGTCGTCGTGAGGGCCGGCGGGCAGCCCCTGTACACGCTGGTCAACCCCGTCGACGACGCCGCCATGGGCATCACCCACGTCCTGCGCGGCGAGGACCTTCTGTCCTCCACCCCTCGCCAGATCGTCCTGTACCGGGCGCTCGCGGCGATCGGGCGGGCCCAGGCCGTGCCCGAGTTCGGTCACCTCCCCTACGTCATGGGTGAGGGCAACCGGAAGCTGTCCAAGCGCGACCCGCAGTCCAACCTCCTCATCCACCGTCGTCGCGGCATGGTCCCCGAGGGGCTGCTCAACTACCTGGCGCTGCTCGGCTGGTCCCTGGCCAAGGACCGGGACGTGTTCACGGTCGAGGAGATGGTCACTGCCTTCGACGTCCACGACGTCAACCCCAACCCTGCCCGCTTCGACCCCAAGAAGTGCGAGGCGATCAACGCCGAGCACATCCGCAGGCTCGAGCCGACCGACTTCCGTGACCGGCTCGTGCCCTACCTCGCTGACTCCTACCCCGACCCCACCGACCCCGGCTGGGAGCCCGACCCGCTCGTGTCGGCCGGCGACTTCGCCTCCCTGACCGAGCGTGAGCAGACGATCCTCACCGCCGCGGCGCCGCTCATCCAGACCCGTGTCCAGCTCCTGGGCGAGGCGCGCCAGATGCTCGGGTTCCTCCTCGTGACCGAGGACGCCTTCGCGGTCGATGAGACGGCCGCGGCCAAGCTGAGGGACTCCGCCCCCGCAGTCCTCGACGCGGCGATCAGCGCCCTGGAGGCGCTGCCCGACACCGAGTGGGACGCCGCGGCGCTCGAGGAGGCCCTGCGTGCCGCCATCGTCGAGGGCCTGGGGATGAAGCCGCGCCTCGCCTTCGGGCCGGTGCGCGTGGCGGTGACCGGACGCCAGGTGTCCCCTCCGCTGTTCGAGTCCATGGAGATCCTGGGGCGAGGCACCTGCCTGGAGCGCCTGCGCGCCCTGCGCAGCCGCCTGGCCTGA
- a CDS encoding fumarylacetoacetate hydrolase family protein has translation MKIARFSAGDELRYGIVEGLDPEDPSPSGESAGHLIVLKGDPLYTLPEATGQVVPLSEARLVSPVIPRSKVVGIGKNYAAHAAEMGSEPPAEPVVFLKPNTAVIGPDAPIVLPEWSDEVHYEAELAVVIRTVAKDIDPADAHRVVLGYTVANDVTARDRQRQDTTWTRAKSFDTSCPLGPWIEVPDPGTEAGFDPAAATIRTRVDGLVVQEGSTRDLIHTVPELIAFVSRLFTLLPGDVVLTGTPAGVGEIRAGQRVEVSVEGIGSMSNPVLRR, from the coding sequence ATGAAGATCGCACGCTTCTCCGCCGGCGACGAGCTCCGCTACGGCATCGTCGAGGGCCTGGACCCTGAGGACCCCAGTCCCTCGGGGGAGTCGGCCGGCCACCTCATCGTCCTCAAGGGCGACCCTCTCTACACCCTGCCCGAGGCGACCGGGCAGGTGGTGCCCCTGAGCGAGGCGCGCCTCGTCTCGCCGGTCATCCCGCGCTCCAAGGTGGTGGGGATCGGGAAGAACTACGCCGCTCACGCCGCCGAGATGGGCTCCGAGCCACCCGCGGAACCGGTCGTGTTCCTCAAGCCCAACACCGCCGTCATCGGTCCCGACGCTCCCATCGTCCTGCCGGAGTGGTCAGACGAGGTCCACTACGAGGCCGAGCTCGCCGTCGTCATCCGCACCGTGGCCAAGGACATCGACCCGGCCGACGCCCACCGGGTCGTCCTGGGGTACACGGTGGCCAACGACGTGACCGCCCGCGACCGCCAGCGCCAGGACACCACATGGACGCGGGCCAAGTCCTTTGACACCTCCTGTCCGCTGGGTCCGTGGATCGAGGTGCCCGACCCCGGGACGGAGGCGGGCTTCGACCCCGCCGCGGCCACGATCCGCACCCGCGTGGACGGGCTGGTCGTCCAGGAGGGCAGCACCCGCGACCTCATCCACACCGTGCCCGAGCTCATCGCCTTCGTCTCGCGCCTCTTCACCCTCCTTCCCGGCGACGTCGTGCTCACCGGCACCCCCGCGGGAGTCGGGGAGATCCGCGCCGGACAGCGCGTCGAGGTCAGCGTCGAGGGCATCGGCTCCATGTCCAACCCCGTCCTACGCCGCTGA
- a CDS encoding alanine/glycine:cation symporter family protein, with protein MTAVNEVLKAVSDWLFGSLLIWLLLGAGLWCTVRTRAVQVRHAGAVLSSVLGSRRGAGGGVSSFQAFAIGLACRVGTGNIVGVALALVLGGPGAVFWMWVVALVGMSTAFAEATLGQLFKVSRGDGTFRGGPAYYISRGLRAPVLGAVFAVVFMLANGLAMPMVQANAMTEALQASADLTPWLGAALVALLVAPVLLGGLRSIARVTEWMAPIMAGVYLLLVAVIIVLHPVQAVEALEDIVAGAFGLRAGLAGVAGGVTAAMLNGVRRGLFSNEAGLGGAACAAGSATVAHPVQQGLIQAFGVFLDTIGVCTATALAILIAGAADPGVYTAGVTGAEDPDVAGTLTQTAVTSTLGSWTAWPMTVLILVLAYSTILGAFSYAEVCLDYLTRRPWANTALRVAGVACTLVGGGMALSTVWTLADIMLGVGAVLNLIALVALTGWVRGALADWEEQRAALAAGEGAPGQPRFVAEGNPHLPGALDPDSWPGRWTPTPGRTDPRHHTETQPS; from the coding sequence ATGACCGCCGTCAACGAGGTCCTCAAGGCGGTGTCGGACTGGCTGTTCGGCTCGCTGCTCATCTGGCTGCTCCTCGGTGCCGGGCTGTGGTGCACCGTCAGGACGCGGGCCGTCCAGGTGCGCCACGCCGGCGCGGTCCTGAGCTCCGTCCTGGGCTCACGCAGGGGAGCAGGCGGCGGGGTCTCCTCCTTCCAGGCCTTCGCCATCGGCCTGGCCTGCCGGGTGGGCACCGGCAACATCGTCGGGGTCGCCCTGGCGCTCGTGCTGGGCGGACCGGGAGCGGTGTTCTGGATGTGGGTGGTGGCCCTGGTCGGCATGTCCACCGCCTTCGCCGAGGCGACACTGGGCCAGCTGTTCAAGGTGAGCCGGGGTGACGGCACCTTCAGGGGCGGCCCCGCCTACTACATCTCCCGGGGCCTGCGCGCCCCCGTCCTGGGCGCCGTCTTCGCCGTCGTCTTCATGCTCGCCAACGGGCTGGCCATGCCGATGGTCCAGGCCAACGCGATGACGGAGGCGCTCCAGGCCTCCGCCGACCTGACCCCGTGGCTGGGCGCGGCGCTCGTGGCCCTCCTCGTGGCACCCGTGCTCCTGGGCGGCCTGCGTTCGATCGCCCGGGTCACCGAGTGGATGGCCCCCATCATGGCGGGGGTCTACCTCCTGCTCGTGGCGGTCATCATCGTCCTCCACCCCGTCCAGGCCGTCGAGGCGCTGGAGGACATCGTCGCGGGCGCATTCGGCCTGCGGGCCGGGCTGGCCGGCGTGGCCGGGGGAGTGACCGCCGCCATGCTCAACGGCGTGCGCCGCGGCCTGTTCTCCAACGAGGCCGGTCTGGGGGGCGCCGCCTGCGCCGCCGGGTCGGCCACCGTCGCCCACCCGGTCCAGCAGGGCCTCATCCAGGCCTTCGGGGTCTTCCTCGACACGATCGGGGTGTGCACGGCGACGGCGCTGGCGATCCTCATCGCCGGCGCAGCCGACCCCGGGGTGTACACCGCGGGGGTGACAGGGGCCGAGGACCCCGACGTCGCAGGCACGCTCACCCAGACGGCCGTCACCTCGACCCTGGGGAGCTGGACGGCCTGGCCGATGACCGTGCTCATCCTCGTCCTGGCGTACTCCACGATCCTGGGCGCCTTCTCCTACGCCGAGGTCTGCCTCGACTACCTCACTCGCCGCCCGTGGGCGAACACCGCCCTGCGGGTCGCAGGTGTCGCCTGCACCCTCGTCGGCGGGGGCATGGCCCTGAGCACGGTGTGGACCCTGGCCGACATCATGCTGGGCGTCGGCGCGGTCCTCAACCTCATCGCCCTGGTCGCCCTCACCGGCTGGGTGCGTGGGGCGCTGGCGGACTGGGAGGAGCAGCGGGCCGCTCTCGCCGCGGGCGAGGGGGCGCCCGGACAGCCGCGTTTCGTGGCCGAGGGCAACCCGCACCTGCCCGGGGCTCTCGACCCGGACTCCTGGCCGGGACGCTGGACCCCGACACCGGGTCGGACCGACCCACGACACCACACTGAAACACAGCCGTCCTAG
- a CDS encoding alanine/glycine:cation symporter family protein — translation MPAAMPTAMMPAAGFFDGPAAFLDTVSGYLYGQLLAWLLIAAGIWFTVRTRALQLRLFGAMLSAITGSRGQAEGGISSFQAFTIGLASRVGTGNIVGVALAITLGGPGAVFWMWVVALVGMATGFIESTLAQMYKIRHPEGTFRGGPAYYITRGLGSRRWACVFAVVITFVFGFAYEATQANAIAGVMKGTFGVEPWVTAVVLVLITAPVIFSGITGVAKVAEWMAPVMAGVYALMALVVLALNIDAIPGALWSIIEGAFGLNEAVAGIAGGVTAAALNGIKRGLFSNEAGEGSVPNAAATATVAHPVQQGLIQSLGVFVDTIIVCTATALIVLLSGVYTPEGTMALAEVDPQAAKDAASTLTSESIGHVLGGWAEYLMAAVIFVFAYSSLLGNYTYAQVNMDFLRGTGHKHYGLRTMIVVATVVGSVASLTFVWNLSDVVMGLMAIINIVAIVLLGRWAFGALADWEDQRRRLAAGEIEEIRFVAEDNPHLPGDLPGDVWSAQNAGRPVGQAAADQPADQPGPVER, via the coding sequence ATGCCTGCTGCGATGCCCACTGCGATGATGCCCGCTGCGGGCTTCTTCGACGGGCCCGCCGCCTTCCTGGACACCGTCTCGGGCTACCTGTACGGACAGCTGCTCGCATGGCTGCTCATCGCCGCCGGGATCTGGTTCACCGTGCGCACCCGCGCGCTCCAGCTCCGCCTCTTCGGGGCGATGCTCTCGGCGATCACCGGCTCCCGCGGTCAGGCAGAGGGTGGCATCTCCTCCTTCCAGGCCTTCACGATCGGCCTGGCCTCGCGCGTGGGGACGGGCAACATCGTCGGTGTGGCCCTGGCCATCACCCTGGGCGGCCCGGGTGCGGTGTTCTGGATGTGGGTCGTGGCCCTGGTCGGCATGGCCACCGGCTTCATCGAGTCGACCCTGGCCCAGATGTACAAGATCCGCCACCCCGAGGGGACCTTCAGGGGCGGTCCCGCCTACTACATCACCCGAGGCCTGGGCTCGCGGCGCTGGGCCTGCGTCTTCGCCGTCGTCATCACCTTCGTCTTCGGCTTCGCCTACGAGGCCACCCAGGCCAACGCGATCGCAGGAGTGATGAAGGGCACCTTCGGCGTCGAGCCGTGGGTGACCGCCGTCGTCCTCGTCCTCATCACGGCCCCGGTCATCTTCTCGGGCATCACGGGGGTCGCCAAGGTCGCCGAGTGGATGGCGCCGGTCATGGCCGGGGTCTACGCCCTCATGGCGCTGGTCGTCCTCGCCCTCAACATCGACGCGATCCCCGGCGCCCTGTGGAGCATCATCGAGGGAGCCTTCGGCCTCAACGAGGCGGTGGCCGGCATCGCCGGGGGCGTGACGGCAGCGGCCCTCAACGGCATCAAGCGCGGCCTGTTCTCCAACGAGGCCGGTGAGGGATCGGTGCCCAACGCGGCGGCGACCGCAACCGTGGCCCACCCCGTCCAGCAGGGCCTCATCCAGTCCCTGGGCGTCTTCGTCGACACGATCATCGTGTGCACCGCCACCGCCCTCATCGTGCTGCTCTCCGGCGTCTACACCCCGGAGGGCACGATGGCCCTGGCCGAGGTCGACCCCCAGGCCGCCAAGGACGCCGCCTCGACCCTCACCTCGGAGTCCATCGGCCATGTCCTGGGCGGCTGGGCCGAGTACCTCATGGCCGCCGTCATCTTCGTCTTCGCCTACTCCTCCCTGCTGGGCAACTACACCTACGCCCAGGTCAACATGGACTTCCTGCGCGGGACAGGGCACAAGCACTACGGGCTGCGCACGATGATCGTCGTGGCCACGGTCGTGGGCTCGGTGGCCTCGCTCACCTTCGTGTGGAACCTGTCCGACGTCGTCATGGGGCTCATGGCGATCATCAACATCGTGGCCATCGTCCTGCTCGGCAGGTGGGCCTTCGGCGCGCTGGCCGACTGGGAGGACCAGCGCAGGCGCCTGGCCGCGGGGGAGATCGAGGAGATCCGCTTCGTGGCCGAGGACAACCCCCACCTGCCGGGCGACCTGCCCGGGGACGTGTGGAGCGCGCAGAACGCGGGCAGGCCCGTCGGCCAGGCTGCTGCCGACCAGCCGGCCGACCAGCCGGGTCCCGTCGAGCGCTGA
- a CDS encoding MalY/PatB family protein — protein sequence MTGTFDAASTLVDFDALTPAVLRSRGSLKWSQYPGDVIAAWVAEMDLGTAPAVRQALEGAVQDAALGYMPAGLALSARTAVARFHEEAFGWSVPVEDVSLLPDVLSALAALIDHHTRPGSAVIVPTPAYMPFLSIPGAHGRRCIEVPALRGQGRSSWGLDLEAIEAAMAQGAGLLVLCNPWNPVGRVLSPAELDAVAALSARYGVVVLSDEIHSSLVIEPGAVHTPYASRPGADPALTFTATAVSKGWNVPGLKCAQLIASGPGRRAWQASPLSAGLDDQASALGARAVVAALSAEGLAWNSLVRDYVRANAELVARALAPVEGVEVTVPQGTYLAWLDCSGLALPEGLSPAAFFRREPGVAMNAGRAFGAGYESFCRLNLATGRALEEQTVSRLLQAVASLG from the coding sequence ATGACCGGGACCTTTGACGCCGCCAGCACGCTCGTCGACTTCGACGCCCTCACCCCTGCGGTGCTCCGCAGCCGCGGGTCCTTGAAGTGGTCGCAGTACCCCGGTGACGTCATCGCCGCCTGGGTGGCTGAGATGGACCTGGGCACGGCCCCGGCCGTCAGGCAGGCCCTGGAGGGGGCCGTCCAGGACGCCGCCCTGGGCTACATGCCCGCCGGGCTCGCCCTGTCGGCGCGCACGGCGGTCGCACGCTTCCACGAGGAGGCGTTCGGCTGGTCCGTCCCCGTGGAGGACGTGAGCCTCCTGCCCGACGTGCTCTCGGCCCTGGCGGCGCTCATCGACCACCACACCCGGCCCGGATCGGCGGTCATCGTCCCCACACCCGCCTACATGCCGTTCCTGTCGATCCCCGGCGCGCACGGGCGCCGCTGCATCGAGGTGCCTGCCCTGCGCGGCCAGGGCCGGTCCTCCTGGGGCCTGGACCTCGAGGCGATCGAGGCGGCGATGGCGCAGGGGGCCGGCCTGCTCGTGCTGTGCAACCCGTGGAACCCGGTCGGCCGGGTGCTGTCCCCCGCCGAGCTCGACGCCGTGGCGGCGCTGTCCGCCCGCTACGGGGTGGTCGTCCTGTCCGACGAGATCCACTCCTCCCTCGTCATCGAGCCCGGTGCCGTCCACACGCCCTACGCCTCGCGCCCGGGAGCCGATCCTGCTCTCACCTTCACCGCGACCGCCGTGTCCAAGGGCTGGAACGTCCCGGGCCTCAAGTGCGCCCAGCTCATCGCCTCGGGACCGGGCCGCAGGGCCTGGCAGGCCAGCCCGCTGTCGGCCGGGCTGGACGACCAGGCCTCGGCGCTCGGGGCCCGGGCCGTGGTGGCTGCGCTCAGTGCCGAGGGGCTGGCGTGGAACTCGCTCGTGCGGGACTACGTGCGGGCCAATGCTGAGCTCGTGGCCCGGGCGCTGGCACCGGTTGAGGGCGTGGAGGTCACCGTCCCCCAGGGCACGTACCTGGCGTGGCTCGACTGCTCGGGGCTGGCGCTGCCCGAGGGGCTGAGCCCCGCCGCCTTCTTCCGTCGTGAGCCGGGGGTGGCCATGAACGCGGGACGCGCCTTCGGAGCGGGCTACGAGTCCTTCTGCCGGCTCAACCTCGCCACAGGGCGGGCGCTGGAGGAGCAGACCGTCTCCCGCCTCCTTCAGGCCGTCGCCTCCCTGGGCTGA